Proteins encoded within one genomic window of Fragaria vesca subsp. vesca linkage group LG1, FraVesHawaii_1.0, whole genome shotgun sequence:
- the LOC101295168 gene encoding uncharacterized protein LOC101295168 isoform 1 → MVNLAAMFGSRRRRAPKSPAIVEKKDTRGGSKVRGSKYSHGSGAGRPNNTSARRSWKKDTKSEERKIAPSPPPSNEGASSSIRFFRIVGDTSKDSKHETSTLAKESKINTDDDSSSCSSDLDVDALNERCYQELREFLSDLDPYDGKEVVHSSPQKWIPLDSRFDLSNLRRSRFPDGIC, encoded by the exons ATGGTGAATTTGGCAGCGATGTTTGGTAGCAGAAGGCGTCGTGCTCCCAAATCGCCGGCGATAGTTGAAAAGAAGGATACGCGTGGGG GAAGCAAGGTCAGAGGATCAAAGTATTCACATG GTAGTGGTGCTGGAAGACCAAATAACACTTCTGCTCGTAGGTCGTGGAAAAAAGATACCAAGTCTGAAGAAAGGAAGATCGCCCCTTCTCCTCCCCCTTCCAACGAGG GTGCTTCAAGTTCTATTCGATTCTTCAGAATTGTTGGGGACACTTCTAAAGATAGTAAGCACGAAACAAGTACCTTGGCAAAAGAATCAAAGATCAACACAG ATGATGACTCTTCTTCATGCTCCAGTGATCTCGATGTGGACGCCTTGAATG AAAGATGTTATCAGGAGCTGCGTGAATTCTTGTCCGATCTTGATCCCTATGACG GTAAGGAGGTGGTCCATTCAAGCCCCCAAAAGTGGATCCCACTGGATAGTAGATTTG ATTTGAGCAATCTTCGTCGTTCTCGTTTCCCTGACGGCATCTGTTAG
- the LOC101295168 gene encoding uncharacterized protein LOC101295168 isoform 2 produces the protein MFGSRRRRAPKSPAIVEKKDTRGGSGAGRPNNTSARRSWKKDTKSEERKIAPSPPPSNEGASSSIRFFRIVGDTSKDSKHETSTLAKESKINTDDDSSSCSSDLDVDALNERCYQELREFLSDLDPYDGKEVVHSSPQKWIPLDSRFDLSNLRRSRFPDGIC, from the exons ATGTTTGGTAGCAGAAGGCGTCGTGCTCCCAAATCGCCGGCGATAGTTGAAAAGAAGGATACGCGTGGGG GTAGTGGTGCTGGAAGACCAAATAACACTTCTGCTCGTAGGTCGTGGAAAAAAGATACCAAGTCTGAAGAAAGGAAGATCGCCCCTTCTCCTCCCCCTTCCAACGAGG GTGCTTCAAGTTCTATTCGATTCTTCAGAATTGTTGGGGACACTTCTAAAGATAGTAAGCACGAAACAAGTACCTTGGCAAAAGAATCAAAGATCAACACAG ATGATGACTCTTCTTCATGCTCCAGTGATCTCGATGTGGACGCCTTGAATG AAAGATGTTATCAGGAGCTGCGTGAATTCTTGTCCGATCTTGATCCCTATGACG GTAAGGAGGTGGTCCATTCAAGCCCCCAAAAGTGGATCCCACTGGATAGTAGATTTG ATTTGAGCAATCTTCGTCGTTCTCGTTTCCCTGACGGCATCTGTTAG
- the LOC101308325 gene encoding polygalacturonase-like, translating into MEVMVMVSSNGASSSSFSLLDDKGWNRWMNGKMMKLCVYEMRWVEGKSDEFGGDGSEVMAEIKKQRRKMTKLTSCFAIVVFISLHILYQSSASGDQNSTSTYNVLKFGAKRNGVTDSTQAFLETWSAACGTSSDSSEIYVPKGRYLLGAMAFKGDCNSHVTFRIDGTLVASPDYRVLGQANNWFSFEGVSGVTIIGGALDAKGSALWACKLSTKTTSCPNGATTLSFTNSKDIRVEGLMSLNSQMFHIVINGCQDVLIQGVKVIAAGNSPNTDGIHVQFSKNVAIFDTSIKTGDDCVSIGPGTKDLWMERIFCGPGHGISIGSLAKDLVEEGVQNVTLKNAIFKGTQNGLRIKSWARPSTGFVQGVQFLDVKMINVQNPIIIDQNYCPHNLNCPGQVSGVKVSDVLYQNIRGTSATAVAIKLDCSAENPCSGVRLENVNLTCRKQAIQSYCTNVNGKSVGTVQTSSCL; encoded by the exons ATGGAGGTGATGGTGATGGTGTCCTCAAATGGTGCTAGCTCCTCTTCCTTCTCCTTGCTTGATGATAAAGGATGGAATAGATGGATGAATGGCAAAATGATGAAGCTTTGTGTATATGAGATGAGATGGGTAGAAGGGAAAAGTGACGAATTTGGAGGTGATGGTAGTGAGGTTATG GCAGAAATCAAAAAACAAAGAAGGAAAATGACTAAGCTTACAAGTTGTTTTGCGATAGTTGTGTTCATTTCTCTACATATTCTATACCAATCATCTGCCTCTGGTGATCAGAACAGTACAAGTACATATAATGTTCTCAAGTTTGGAGCGAAGCGCAATGGTGTAACCGACTCAACCCAAGCTTTTCTCGAAACCTGGTCTGCAGCATGTGGCACCTCTTCAGATTCCAGTGAAATATATGTACCAAAGGGGAGGTATTTGCTTGGCGCTATGGCCTTTAAAGGTGACTGCAACTCACATGTCACTTTTCGGATTGATGGAACACTCGTGGCTTCGCCTGATTACCGAGTATTAGGCCAAGCGAACAACTGGTTCAGCTTTGAAGGAGTTAGCGGGGTGACAATAATCGGAGGGGCACTTGATGCCAAGGGCTCCGCCCTGTGGGCTTGCAAGTTAAGCACTAAAACCACTAGCTGTCCTAATGGAGCCACG ACTTTGAGTTTCACAAACTCCAAGGACATTAGAGTTGAAGGACTAATGTCATTGAACAGCCAAATGTTTCACATTGTGATAAACGGCTGCCAAGATGTACTCATTCAAGGCGTCAAAGTCATTGCTGCTGGCAATAGCCCAAACACCGACGGCATCCATGTCCAGTTCTCAAAAAATGTTGCAATCTTCGACACCTCCATCAAAACTGGGGACGATTGTGTCTCTATTGGCCCCGGCACCAAGGACTTGTGGATGGAACGCATATTTTGCGGACCTGGCCATGGCATTAG CATTGGGAGCCTGGCCAAAGATTTGGTAGAGGAAGGAGTCCAAAATGTAACACTCAAAAATGCGATTTTTAAGGGTACCCAAAATGGTCTGAGGATCAAATCCTGGGCAAGACCCAGCACAGGGTTTGTACAAGGTGTTCAATTCCTTGACGTCAAAATGATTAATGTCCAAAACCCCATTATAATCGACCAAAATTACTGTCCACACAACCTCAACTGTCCTGGTCAG GTATCAGGTGTCAAAGTTAGTGATGTACTGTACCAGAACATTAGAGGAACATCAGCAACAGCAGTCGCAATAAAACTTGATTGTAGTGCAGAAAATCCATGCAGCGGAGTAAGACTGGAAAACGTGAATTTGACTTGCCGGAAGCAAGCGATTCAATCATATTGTACGAATGTAAATGGAAAGAGTGTTGGCACTGTGCAAACAAGCAGTTGTTTGTAA
- the LOC101314214 gene encoding ABC transporter F family member 5-like, whose product MELHRLDLRSTFLAGSTPTSSLPPRLRSLISAQSPKPTSPSIKITSLFKPSTPTSHIRTKLPALAVETPVATSENTDIESLFSDNSGNGTHERKRGKKSSNSGASGVSSGVKLENVTKSYKGVTVLKDVTWEVKKGEKVGLVGVNGAGKTTQMRIIAGLEEPDSGNVIKAKSNMKIAFLSQEFEVSMSKTVREEFMSAFKEEMEVAERLERVQKALENAVEDMDLMGRLLDELDKLQNRAQECDLSMVDAKISKLMPELGFAPEDGDRLVASFSSGWQMRMSLGKILLQDPDLLLLDEPTNHLDLDTIEWLEDYLNQQDVPMVIISHDRAFLDQLCTKIVETDMGVSRTYEGNYSEYYIAKAAWIESQNAAWEKQQKEIEHTKDLIHRLGAGANSGRASSAGKKLEKLQEEDLVERPFQRKQMRIRFPERGRSGRFVATLKNLEAGFGDKVLFSRANLTIERGEKIAIIGPNGCGKSTLLKLIMGLQKPTAGEVLLGEHNVLPNYFEQNQAEALDLNKTVLETVEEAAEDWRLDDIKGLLGRCNFKADMLDRKVSLLSGGEKARLAFCKFMVKPSTLLVLDEPTNHLDIPSKEMLEEAINEYKGTVITVSHDRYFIKQIVNRVVEVKDRRLQDYAGNYNYYLEKNLDARERELEREAEIEEKAPKVKAKSKMSKAEKEARKKQKMQAFQQAKAKSKGTKNAKRWN is encoded by the exons ATGGAGCTCCACCGCCTCGACCTCCGCTCCACCTTCCTCGCCGGCTCCACCCCCACCTCCTCTCTCCCGCCTCGCCTCCGCTCCCTAATCTCCGCCCAATCACCCAAACCCACCTCCCCCTCCATCAAAATCACTTCTTTATTCAAACCCTCAACACCCACTTCACATATCCGCACAAAGCTCCCGGCTTTGGCCGTCGAAACTCCGGTGGCCACGTCAGAGAACACCGACATTGAGTCTCTGTTTTCTGACAACTCCGGGAACGGGACCCACGAACGTAAACGTGGCAAGAAGAGCTCCAATTCCGGAGCTTCCGGCGTTTCTTCCGGTGTGAAGCTCGAGAATGTGACCAAGAGCTATAAGGGTGTGACTGTGTTGAAGGATGTGACGTGGGAAGTGAAGAAGGGTGAGAAGGTTGGACTGGTGGGTGTGAATGGTGCGGGGAAGACGACCCAGATGAGGATTATTGCTGGTTTGGAGGAGCCGGACTCGGGGAATGTGATAAAGGCGAAATCGAATATGAAGATTGCGTTTTTGAGTCAGGAGTTTGAGGTTTCGATGAGTAAGACGGTGAGGGAGGAGTTTATGAGTGCTTTTAAGGAGGAGATGGAGGTGGCTGAGAGGCTGGAGAGGGTGCAGAAGGCGTTGGAGAATGCTGTGGAGGATATGGACTTGATGGGGAGGCTGTTGGATGAGCTGGATAAGCTGCAGAATCGGGCGCAGGAGTGTGACTTGAGTATGGTGGATGCAAAGATTAGTAAGTTGATGCCGGAGCTTGGGTTTGCGCCCGAGGATGGGGATAGGTTGGTGGCTTCGTTTAGTAGTGGTTGGCAGATGAGGATGTCGCTTGGCAAGATTTTGCTGCAG GACCCTGATTTACTACTGCTGGATGAGCCTACAAATCACCTTGACCTTGACACAATTGAGTGGCTCGAAGATTATCTCAATCAGCAAGATGTGCCAATGGTTATCATATCTCATGACCGAGCTTTTCTCGATCAATTGTGTACAAAAATAGTGGAAACTGATATGGGTGTCTCCAGAACGTATGAGGGAAATTATTCTGAGTATTATATTGCAAAGGCAGCTTGGATTGAAAGTCAAAATGCTGCTTGGGAGAAGCAACAAAAGGAAATTGAGCACACAAAAGATTTGATACACAGGTTGGGCGCTGGAGCAAATTCTGGCCGTGCGTCTTCTGCTGGAAAG AAGCTGGAGAAACTTCAGGAAGAGGACCTAGTTGAAAGGCCGTTCCAGAGGAAACAGATGAGGATCAGGTTTCCTGAACGGGGAAGAAGTGGAAGATTTGTTGCAACACTTAAGAATCTGGAAGCTGGCTTTGGGGATAAG GTGCTGTTTAGCAGAGCAAATCTCACAATTGAAAGGGGAGAGAAGATTGCCATTATTGGCCCAAATGGATGTGGAAAGAGTACTTTGCTGAAACTAATAATGGGGTTACAAAAGCCAACAGCTGGTGAAGTTCTGCTTGGGGAGCATAATGTCCTACCAAACTATTTTGAACAAAATCAG GCTGAGGCACTGGATTTAAATAAAACAGTGCTTGAGACAGTAGAAGAAGCAGCAGAGGACTGGAGACTTGATGATATAAAGGGTCTCCTTGGTCGTTGTAATTTCAAAGCTGATATGCTTGATAGAAAAGTTTCCCTCCTAAGTGGTGGTGAGAAG GCGCGCCTTGCTTTCTGCAAGTTCATGGTAAAGCCATCTACTCTTCTAGTTCTGGATGAACCGACAAATCACTTGGATATTCCTTCGAAAGAGATGCTTGAG GAGGCAATAAATGAGTACAAGGGCACTGTTATCACAGTTTCTCATGACCGATACTTCATAAAGCAAATAGTTAACAGAGTAGTGGAAGTTAAAGACAGAAGATTGCAAGATTATGCAGGCAATTACAAT TATTATCTAGAGAAGAATCTAGATGCTAGGGAAAGAGAGCTCGAGCGTGAGGCAGAGATTGAGGAAAAGGCTCCTAAAGTGAAAGCGAAATCGAAGATGTCCAAG GCTGAAAAGGAAGCTCGAAAGAAGCAAAAGATGCAGGCATTCCAGCAAGCAAAGGCAAAATCAAAAGGAACAAAGAACGCTAAAAGATGGAATTAA
- the LOC101308619 gene encoding uncharacterized protein LOC101308619 yields the protein MARKRKLDSNSAEASEPAKKQQQPTEPVVEEPKPQNEPPPEEVEEEVDEEEEEVEEEEEEYEEEEEVEEEETGVEYKTENVTTTTTSADPSQANVENGGEDDEDEPIQDLLEPFSKDQLVSLLKEAAESHRDVSDRIRKVADEDPIHRKIFVHGLGWDTTAETLTSVFTEYGEIEDCKAVCDKVSGKSKGYGFILFKTRSGARRALKQPQKKIGNRMTACQLASLGPAATPTGPGPAAVAAQSQPVSEYTQRKIYVSNVGADLDPQKLLVFFSRFGEIEEGPLGLDKATGRPKGFCLFVYKSPESAKRALEEPHKNFDGHILHCQKAIDGPKPVKSHHGNQHHHNRNKNSGGFGGGAPAGPGHMMAPGGAAGIGFNQGAASTQALNPALGQALALLATQGAGLNIFGTLGAQGVNPGVPGGAHGIQSAYGGQPSISPGMMGTYGNQGALPGGYPNPQLGQGGSGRGPHGLGQYGGAPYTGH from the coding sequence ATGGCCAGAAAGCGAAAGCTCGATTCCAACTCCGCCGAGGCCTCCGAGCCGGCCAAGAAGCAGCAGCAGCCGACGGAGCCCGTCGTCGAGGAGCCCAAGCCCCAAAACGAGCCTCCACCGGAGGAGGTAGAAGAAGAGGTCGACGAGGAGGAAGAAGAGGTTGAGGAGGAGGAGGAGGAGTACGAAGAAGAAGAGGAGGTTGAGGAGGAAGAGACCGGCGTCGAGTACAAGACGGAGAATGTAACGACGACGACGACGTCGGCGGATCCGAGTCAGGCGAACGTGGAGAACGGCGGCGAGGATGACGAGGACGAGCCGATTCAGGATCTTCTGGAGCCGTTTAGTAAGGATCAGCTGGTGAGTTTGCTGAAGGAGGCGGCGGAGAGCCACCGTGACGTGTCGGATCGGATCCGGAAAGTTGCGGATGAGGATCCGATCCACCGGAAGATCTTCGTCCACGGGCTTGGGTGGGACACCACAGCCGAAACCCTAACCAGCGTGTTCACCGAGTACGGTGAGATTGAGGATTGCAAGGCTGTGTGTGACAAGGTCTCTGGAAAATCCAAGGGTTATGGATTCATTCTCTTCAAGACTCGCTCCGGAGCTCGGAGAGCTTTGAAGCAGCCGCAGAAGAAGATAGGGAATCGAATGACTGCTTGCCAATTGGCCTCGTTGGGCCCTGCGGCGACGCCGACTGGGCCTGGGCCTGCTGCGGTGGCGGCCCAGTCCCAGCCGGTTTCGGAGTACACGCAGAGGAAGATTTATGTGAGCAATGTGGGAGCGGATTTGGATCCTCAGAAGCTGCTTGTGTTCTTTTCGAGGTTTGGGGAGATTGAAGAAGGGCCTTTGGGGCTGGATAAGGCGACGGGGAGGCCGAAGGGGTTTTGTTTGTTTGTGTATAAGTCGCCAGAGAGTGCAAAGAGGGCTTTGGAGGAGCCGCATAAGAATTTTGATGGTCACATTTTGCACTGCCAGAAGGCTATTGATGGTCCGAAGCCGGTCAAGTCTCATCACGGGAACCAGCACCACCACAATAGGAATAAGAATTCCGGTGGTTTTGGTGGCGGAGCACCAGCTGGGCCTGGCCATATGATGGCACCAGGTGGTGCTGCTGGAATTGGGTTTAACCAGGGGGCTGCATCAACACAGGCGTTGAACCCGGCGCTTGGTCAGGCTCTAGCTTTGCTTGCTACACAGGGAGCTGGTCTGAATATATTTGGGACTTTGGGAGCTCAAGGTGTGAACCCTGGTGTGCCTGGTGGAGCACATGGAATACAAAGTGCGTATGGTGGTCAGCCAAGTATCAGTCCTGGAATGATGGGAACCTATGGAAATCAAGGGGCATTGCCGGGAGGCTACCCCAACCCGCAGTTGGGCCAAGGTGGATCAGGAAGAGGGCCACATGGTCTTGGGCAATACGGTGGTGCTCCTTACACGGGGCACTAG